Proteins encoded in a region of the Candidatus Margulisiibacteriota bacterium genome:
- a CDS encoding proton-conducting transporter membrane subunit: MQGLILSFLILGPIAFGLAAYFAKGPLLRNFLIIAAAVVTAVFGLLLPFQGSFNFSLSASYAGPAFLIELALISLFIYIGVNRRNWLVAGLAGVQLVLALVEKFYPRHGEEQAATFVIDPLSIILVLIISVIGSLILIYAIGYMAKHAEHSPKSAAPLGQFFFFLIAFLGFMNGLVLANDFRWLAIFWEATTLCSFMLIGTDGTEEAKQSATRAININIFGGTALALAPVLALYQGGGESLSGIMSAGLLIPLALICLASFTKSAQLPFQSWLLGAMVAPTPVSALLHSSTMVKAGSYIILRIAPAMIGTPLANIIAIIGALTFMGASALAIGQSNGKKVLAYSTIANLGLIVACAGINTPLAFAAAIMILCYHAISKALLFLCVGTIEQTIGSRDIEDMSGIMFKMPVTTTIAIIGMISMLALPFGLLISKWMAIEAAVRYPLVLFMIIIGSALTIFFWA; this comes from the coding sequence GTGCAAGGTCTGATTTTATCGTTCCTAATTTTGGGGCCGATCGCTTTTGGTCTGGCCGCCTATTTTGCCAAGGGCCCGCTCTTGCGCAACTTCTTGATTATTGCCGCGGCGGTGGTGACCGCTGTTTTCGGCTTGCTTCTCCCTTTCCAGGGTTCGTTTAACTTCTCTTTGTCGGCTTCTTACGCCGGTCCGGCTTTCCTGATCGAACTCGCCTTAATTTCCCTTTTCATATATATAGGGGTTAATCGGCGCAACTGGCTGGTTGCTGGTTTGGCCGGGGTTCAGTTGGTCCTGGCCCTGGTCGAAAAATTCTATCCCCGCCATGGCGAAGAGCAGGCCGCGACCTTTGTGATCGACCCATTGTCAATCATCCTGGTTTTGATCATTTCGGTCATTGGTTCGCTGATCCTGATCTACGCTATCGGTTACATGGCCAAGCATGCCGAACATTCCCCGAAGAGTGCCGCGCCGCTCGGGCAGTTCTTCTTTTTTCTGATCGCTTTTCTGGGCTTTATGAACGGCCTGGTCCTGGCCAACGATTTCCGCTGGCTGGCGATCTTCTGGGAAGCGACCACCCTTTGCTCTTTCATGCTCATCGGGACCGATGGGACTGAAGAAGCTAAACAGAGCGCGACCCGGGCGATCAACATTAATATCTTCGGCGGGACCGCGCTAGCCTTAGCTCCGGTCCTCGCTTTGTACCAGGGTGGGGGAGAAAGTCTTTCCGGCATTATGAGCGCTGGATTGTTGATCCCGCTGGCCCTGATCTGTCTGGCTTCTTTTACTAAATCAGCCCAACTGCCGTTCCAGAGCTGGCTGCTGGGGGCGATGGTCGCGCCGACCCCGGTTTCCGCCCTTCTTCATTCCAGCACCATGGTCAAGGCCGGTTCGTACATTATATTGAGGATCGCGCCGGCGATGATCGGCACGCCGCTGGCGAACATTATCGCGATCATCGGCGCCTTGACCTTTATGGGGGCGTCCGCTTTGGCGATCGGCCAGAGCAACGGGAAAAAAGTCCTGGCCTATTCGACGATCGCCAACCTCGGCTTGATCGTCGCCTGCGCCGGGATCAATACGCCGCTCGCTTTTGCCGCCGCGATCATGATCCTGTGCTACCACGCGATCTCCAAAGCCTTGCTCTTCCTTTGCGTCGGTACGATCGAGCAGACGATCGGCAGCCGCGATATCGAGGATATGAGCGGGATCATGTTCAAGATGCCGGTGACGACGACTATCGCGATCATCGGGATGATCTCGATGCTTGCCTTGCCGTTCGGTCTCCTGATCAGCAAATGGATGGCGATCGAAGCGGCGGTCCGTTACCCACTGGTCCTTTTCATGATCATTATCGGCAGTGCTCTGACGATCTTTTTCTGGGC